A genomic window from Passer domesticus isolate bPasDom1 chromosome Z, bPasDom1.hap1, whole genome shotgun sequence includes:
- the LOC135290927 gene encoding uncharacterized protein LOC135290927, which yields MATETDGNCAICQDTWDEVVSAQPCGHHFCRGCILQWAQINPVCPLCRRAVETVRFSDNAGESLEIVITAPEQLPVARSSAGRAPGGQDENSPHGPVPAHPSSPQETAARAVGSVLPEVWAQLFRRRRELLDPVRTWLRQRTETMFGDRWWLAESCIRYVLCVYGPDQEIMIQSLQGILEEHTVPLIQDIIDIIVRHCSSGAQRLLHSHAAADENDSPAASSTSSSSSSSSSSSSSSPNNLSSSSSSSQVGTQASSSSAVSVEEEAITGDTAQPRGHSHPPSVTMSTGQDEPQEEPEQEMVMLAGPSAQSSRPGSPGPWHPPKRRAPDPQDSPSTCKKSPHQQN from the coding sequence ATGGCCACAGAGACCGATGGCAACTGTGCCATCTGCCAGGACACCTGGGATGAGGTGGtttctgctcagccctgtggcCACCATTTCTGCCGGGGCTGCATCCTGCAGTGGGCACAGATAAATCCTGTGTGCCCACTCTGCAGAAGAGCAGTAGAGACTGTCAGGTTTTCTGACAATGCAGGAGAGTCTCTGGAGATTGTCATCACAGCCCCTGAGCAGCTGCCAGTGGCCAGGAGCTCAGCAGGGAGAGCTCCTGGTGGCCAGGACGAGAACAGCCCCCATGGCCCCGTGCCGGCCCATCCCTCTTCTCCTCAGGagacagcagccagagctgtcgGCAGTGTCCTGCCAGAGGTCTGGGCACAGCTTTTCCGTCGGCGACGGGAACTTCTGGACCCTGTGCGGACTTGGCTGCGCCAAAGGACGGAGACCATGTTCGGGGACCGGTGGTGGCTGGCAGAGAGCTGCATCCGGTATGTCCTCTGTGTGTATGGGCCAGACCAGGAAATCATGATCCAGAGTTTGCAGGGCATCCTGGAGGAACACACTGTGCCACTGATCCAGGACATCATCGACATCATTGTGAGACACTGCAGCTCAGgggcccagaggctgctgcactCTCACGCTGCCGCAGATGAGAATGacagcccagcagccagcagcacttccagctcctccagctccagctcctcctccagctcctccagccccaacaacctgagctccagctcctctaGCTCTCAGGTGGGGACtcaagccagcagcagctctgcagtctcCGTGGAGGAGGAAGCCATCACAGGAgacactgcccagcccaggggtcACAGCCACCCCCCAAGTGTCACCATGTCCACAGGACAGGATGAGCCCCAGGAGGAGCCAGAGCAGGAGATGGTGATGTTGGCAGGTCcctctgcccagagcagcaggccCGGATCCCCTGGTCCTTGGCATCCCCCCAAGAGAAGAGCCCCTGACCCCCAGGACTCTCCCTCTACCTGCAAGAAATCCCCCCACCAGCAAAACTAA